Within the Flavobacteriales bacterium genome, the region TTTCTCCGCCTCCACCAGTTTCCCAATTTCCTTGTTGAAGTTCTTCTTGTTGATGCCGGTCAGCTTTTCCAAACTTGCCAGGTATGCAGTTTGGTCTTGCTTCATGGGCGTGCTGCGCAGCAACTCCATCACGGCTTGAAAGCCTTTTTCCTTTTCCAGCTTTTGAACGATGAGCGCATTGATGACATAGGTGGTGATCAGTTTCTCCTTTGCATTCGCGCTGAAATTATCCATGGCTTCATATTGCTCAAACCAGTTCACGTTTTTTTTGCCTGCCACTTCTTTATAGAAAAGTTGGTAGATGTCCACCCACGAAATGCCCCAGCTGCCGCCGTAAAGGTAAGCGCATCCTTCATCCACCGGGCGGTTCACCTGGGCGAACGGCATTTTCCGGTACAGGCAACCGTGCCATGTGTCGTGCAGGTCGAAAGCGCCAAAACGGTTGCCGAATTCAGACGTGATCATGGCCATGGTGTTGCCGTCGCCTGAGGTCAGGCTGATGGATGGCATGCCGGCGTAATCACGCTTGTACGATACGCCCATTACGCGCAGTGCTTCGGCAGCGTTATTGCAGCAATAGATGTGAATATTGCTCGTCGCCATATCCAGCTTCCTGTTGTATGCATCCAGGTATTGATCGTAATCCTTTGCCAGGGTGGTGTCCAGATGTTCCTTGTACCGCCATACCACATGCGGTGTGTGGAATGTTTTCCAGTGACCGGTAAAGATTGAAACAGGGGAACTGAATGTAAAGTGCCGGTCGTTGCCGGTGTGTGCCTGCAATTCGAACAGGGCACGCAACTCGCCCTTGCTATCCGCAGCGCCCATATAAGCCAATTGAACCAGGAAAGAATGCTCATCTTCTGGGGTCACGTTCAGCAGCACGGGTTTGTAAAATTGGTCGTCCTGATGCGCTTCACTTGCGCCGATACCTTTGATCTCGTCGATCAGGTCTAAGGTTTCTGCTTTCCCCTCCGCGGCAATCCTGGGGTTGTCCGGCTGGTCTTTTGCGATATGGTCCAGGAAATCCGACAAGTCGTGCATGAGGTTACGGGCAATGACACTGTCATCCGGTAATTTTAAACCCGGTTGTAAGGAAATGGATGACTGGCCCAGGGCGGAACAGCTCCAGGCGGCAAACAGACAAAGAAGGATCCGGCGCATGTATGAGAATTTGGTTTGTACGAAGTTAATGAAGCTCCGGAGATGGGAACTGTTAAATATATGTACACAATGATTGCCGGGATGAAAGGTAGAAATGACTTATTGAACGAAGGGGTTGATTTTGAGGTCCATCGCCTAAGATGGTGGTAATGTTAAGGTGGTTACGCCTGATATTTTGCCACGAACCTTGGTGCCTTTGCGCCTTGGTAGCATTGTTTATATCCGAGGAAGGATTTGTTACTTATTGGTTGTGGGGAGCCATTGACGGCGCTGCGCACTCACACGCCCATCGGGAGCATGCGCATCAATTCACCACAAATTGTTGCCTGCTCAACACGCCTTCGTCGGAATCCAGTTGAATGAAGTAAATCCCCTTTTGATACCCGTGTGCATTCAGGTCGATCCGGATTTCGCCTGAGGACTTCACTGAGAAAGAATTCAGTGCGTATGAATCTATCGCCTGTCCGAGGGCATTGTAAACGGTCAGCCTCACATGGTGTTGCTGCAGGTTGGAATACCGGATGAACAGATTGGATACGGCGGGATTCGGGTAAACATTGAGTTGGGGCGCGTCCGTATCTCCAGGGTTCTGAACAGATGTTGTAATTCCGTCATAATTCACCTGTACGTAATTGCTGTACGCTTCATTCCCATTGAAATCGGTTTGCCGGAGTCGATAATAACTGATGCCTGTCAACGGTTGAGGGTCCTGCTCGTGGTATTTCAATTTCTTGTTGCTGTTACCTGCGCCATCCACCTGCGCGATCTCTTCGATGTGTTTGAAATCCGTTGTTCTCAGCACTGTATAGAAGTCACAGTCGGTTTCCGTTGACGTGATCCACGACAGGTTCACCACATCCTCTTCGAGTTCGGCCTTGAATGTTTCCAGGTTTTCAATGGCGGTGTTGCGGGAAAAAATGAGCGAGAACTCCGTATCTGTGAATGTGGTGTCTCCGGTAAATTCATAGGTTGATTTTTTGCGGATATCCTGTTCCTTTCCCGTAATGTGATCCACCAGTGTCACGGTGATCTCGGGTTCGAGGGTTGACAATTGTGAGAAGGTTAAGGTGTATTTTGCTCCGTGCTCCACCATCACATCCATGGGGATCGTGGTTTCACCTTGCAACTCGGGCTGCGTGTTGATGGAGTATATTTCATTCGCCTGGTCGATGGTGCACAGGTTGGGCACGTCCGGTGTGGTGCTGATGAGTTTGTGCGCATCCAGTTCACTGTCGAAATTCGCACTGGCATCCTGACTGAACCGGACCGTTGTCTGATCCTGAAAACCAAGTCCGTCGATCCTTACTTCCACCATGTTGTCGTATTCTGAAACCACTCGGTAAAAGGTCACGTCGTTGTCGACCTTCACGCTTTCCTTCATGGACAAGCCGGGTGAAGAGCCGTTGGTTTGTACCCAGAAGGCCTGACAGGAAGGAATGTACCTCGAGCCTCCGTTGGTGCCGACGCCTCCCACATAACTTGCATACTGCTGGATGTCGTCCCTGAAAACGTAAATGGCATTGTTCACACTTGCATTGTAGTTCATGTTGGCGGCGTCCCAATCAATGGTGGAAGGGTAGGGGTTGGCCACCAGGTTCCACCCGTTGTCGGTAGGTCCGCCCGAATTGTCATAGGTAAGCGGGATGTTCACATCACCGGTAACAGCGGGTCCGGTGACGTCCAGGGTAACCGGCATGTCGCGGTCATACATCCACAAGGTATAACCTTTGTCGTTGCTGAGCCCGTCGGACACATCGCTCATGGCCACCCAGCCTTCGTTGATGTCACCCGTTCCGGCATAATCTTCATCGTACCAGTACATGTTGGTCCAGTAATCTTCCCATTCGTTTCCTGTTCCGGCAATCCCGGTCAGGGTCACGTCATCGTTCAGTTGTACCAGTGTTGCTCCGCTGACAGGGAATGATACGTTCCGGTAACCTGCGTTACCTGTAATATATCGTTGAACCGTAATGTCGCCGGTGACATCAGCGCCTGATTTGATCTCGCCGATGCTGGCGGTTCCGCTGACGTTTGATATCAAAGTGAAATCATCTCCGGTGGTGAAAGTACCGGCTTCCGTGTGCAGTGTACCGATCAGGTTGTGTTCTCCTGAAAGGATGGTTACTCCGCTGGCATTGTCGATGGTCAGGTCGTTGTAGGTAAGTCCGCCCGTAATGGTTTGCGCTGTGCTGCCGTTGAAATACATCAATCCGTTGTTGTGGTTGAATCCTCCCGTGATGATCCAGTTTCCTGTAATACCGAGGGTATCTCCCACCTGGGAGGTGAGTGTTCCGGATACGGTCACATCGTGGAAGGTGCTGGAAGAAGTGCCGCTGATCGTTGTGGTACCGCTGAAGGTGGTGAGGGATGTGCCGGCGCTGAAAGTGCTGTTGTTGGTCCAGTTTCCTGCAACATCCAGGTTAAAATCATTTGTGGCGAAGGGGGCATTGATGGTTACGTTGCCGTTGATGTCCGCGTTGGCTTCCAGTCCTTTCGTGCCCGATCCGGACAGGGTCAGATGGTGATAGCCGGTAGTGGCGGCTTTCACGGTTTGGTTGGCGCTGCCGGTATAAGCAACCGTGTTGTTGGCGGCGCTGGCATCGAAAGAGGCGTTTGTAAGCAACAGGTTGCCTCCGACCGACAGGTAGGAGTTGGCCTTGTTCAGCCATACGGGCGTTCCTGTGATGCGGTCGATGTTTTTGTCTACCGCAATGCTTCCGTTATTGGTAACGGTGATGCCATCGTACAGTCGGAGTTTGGCGTCATCCACGGTCAGGTTTGCACCGGAAGGAATGGTTTTGTTACCGGTTGTCATTCTGATCTGGTTGAGATCGAAGATGTCTCCGATGCCTCCGAACTCGGTATCGGTTCCGCCAAGAATGATGTAAGGGCTTGTGGTGCCGTCTCCGTAAAGTTCGCCGTTCACCGTCAGGTCGCCATTGACAGTCAGTACATATGAACCGATATCAAGTGTACCGGTGGCATGGATGATCAGGTTGCCCACGGTGGTGTTTCCAACGAGCGTGACCACATCACCGCTGTCGATGATTACGTTGTCGGTAGGGCCGGGTGTGCAGGTACCGCAATCCCAGGTGGATGTCTGATTCCAGTCGCCCGTAGTGATGCTTTTGATGTTGCCATATACTGTTACGGGAAGATCATACGCTGTTCCTGCTCCGCAACCGGAACCGGGTGTTACCTGGACATTGCCGGAAGTGGCAGCGCCCCAGTCCACCGTAACCGCATCGGTTCCCTGGCCTGATGTAAGCGTACCACCGGAGATGATCCAGTTATAGGTGTATCCGTTTCGGGCAGTCAGGGAGTAATTCACACCGCTTTCATATTCGAGTACGTTGATGTCGCCTGTGACGGTATCCATCGGCAGGGTATGAATGGCTACATCCAGTGAAACGGTGTCGCCCTGGCAACCGTTATCTTCCACCACCTGTACCTGCGCATCGGCCATGGCTGTGCTACCCCAGTTCACTGTGATCACGGTATCGTTGGGTCCGGGTGCCGGTGATGCGGTGCCTCCGGTGATGATCCATGTGTAGGTGGAGGAAGTGGGCGCGGGTACCGAATAGGTGATACCTGATTCGTTGGCGCAAACCGAGTCTCTTCCTTCGATGGGGGCTGTTTGGGGTTTGTCACACAGCGAGATGTCATCAATGGTCATGTCGCTGTCGAAGTTGCTTCCGGTAATTCCGCGGAATTGGATGGATACACAGGGAAGGCCGGCATAATCAGACAGATCCACGTTCGCGTATTGCCAATCTGTTCCGTCTGCGGATTGCTGCCCGGTTTTGGTCCACACGGCCATGTCGGTATTCACATCCACGTTGAGCGTTCCCATGTTGGCACCGTACATATGGTAGGCAAAATGCAGTTCCGGATGTGTGGCGGCGCTAAGGTCGAAGGTTTGTTCGAAGATGGCCACTTTGGTGGGGAAGTTCGGAGTGGAAGCTTCGGTGTACACATACCAGGTGCCGTCAATGGCTGCATCCGGACCGGTACCAGTGGAAGGTGTGCCTGCATCATCCCGGGTCCAGTCCATGTCGTCTCCACTGGCATTGGTCCAGTCACCCAGGCCTGATTCGAAACTTTCCGCGTAGGGAGGCGCATTGCCTCCGGCCGATGTTACGACAAGTGAAACGGTATCGGAATAATAGGTGCAGCTTTTGGTGACGGCGGCACGATAGTAATATGTGGATCCTGCGGCCGGATCCACCACATCGTGGCTGTCGGACGTTGCCCCGGAGATATCGGAGAAGTTGATGTTGTCTGTGGATTCCTGCCATTGCAGCGTGGCGCTTCCGTCGTAACCGGTCAGCGACAGGCTGGCGGTTCCGGTGCCGCAAATGACGTTTACTGAAAGTGAAGCGTCGCCGGTTTCCACCCGGTCGCAAAGGTTCACTTCATCAATGGCGATGTCGCTGGCGAAGCCGTTTCCCGTAATGCCCCGGAACCTCACCGTTACACATGACTCACCGGCATAGTCTTCCAGGTCCACGGTGGCCAGCACCCATGGGTCTGTTTCGCTGGTCTGCTGTTGCCCGGTGATACTCCATACGGCCTGATCGGCATTCACATCTACATTCAGTGTGCCAATATTGGTGCCGTACATATGGTAGTAAAACTTCAGTTCCGGGTGGGTGGTGGCTGAGAAGTCGAATACCTGTTCCAGGATGGCGGTCTTGTCGGGATTATTCGGGTTGGAAGCTTCGGTGAACATATACCAGGTAGAGCTGTTGGCGCCGGTGGAGGGGCCTGTGCCGGTGGATGGCGTACCTGCATTGTCGCGTGTCCAGTCCATGTCGTCCCCGGTCGCATCGATCCAATCACCCACGCCGGTCTCAAAATCTTCGGTATAGGGAGGAGCATTTCCACCGGCTGCCGCTACAGACACAGCCACGGTATCTGAGTACCCTGTACAACCGTATGTGATTTGCGCCCGGTAATAATAATTGTTACCGGTAGAAAGTCCCGTCATGGTTTCATTGTCGGAAGTCTTTCCGATCACATCTGAAAAGTTGATGTTGTCGGTGGATTGTTGCCATTGAATGGTGGCGCCAGGGGTATAACCGCTGACAGATACATCCACGCTACCTCCGCCGCAAAGGGAACCGGTGGAAATGGAAGCGGTTCCCCCCACAATGCGTTCGCAGAGATTGATGTTGTCGATGCTGATGTCACTTGCAAAGCCGCTTCCAGTGATGCCCCGAAGGGTAATCGCCACACATGAAAGGCCGGCATACGCACTCAGGTCAATGGAGGCTTCTCCCCAGGGGTCGGCGCCACTGGCCTGTTGTTGACCGGAAACACTCCATA harbors:
- a CDS encoding T9SS type A sorting domain-containing protein; translated protein: MYKWNVNISDWVRPEKRILLLIAFLTLFTTQSFAQISSFPYEEGFESGWGSWTNPGGDDFNWTRTNANTPSNGTGPETRVEGSYYVFTEASNPNFPSKTTYLQATFDFTNVNEPQLGFYIHMYGASMGSLYLDVNDGSWNNGTWSVTGQQQTAGTDEWIFVQVDLSAYGNLSSVIVRFRGVTGSNYDSDIALDDITCWDLCSTLNPGDASISDASLCASGDVDLDLNGYTGGATIQWEESTDNINFSTVSGATSDHETISSLATGSSYFYRALVTDGCSQYSDTVSVTVTNGASNSLPYSESFESGIGDWTNSASDDMDWTRTNTTTPSNNTGPDAAADGSWYLFTEASNPNNPDKVALFQQTFDFSGNTHPEMTFYYHMYGANIGSLHLDANADQDVWSVSGQQQASGADPWGEASIDLSAYAGLSCVAITLRGITGSGFASDISIDNINLCERIVGGTASISTGSLCGGGSVDVSVSGYTPGATIQWQQSTDNINFSDVIGKTSDNETMTGLSTGNNYYYRAQITYGCTGYSDTVAVSVAAAGGNAPPYTEDFETGVGDWIDATGDDMDWTRDNAGTPSTGTGPSTGANSSTWYMFTEASNPNNPDKTAILEQVFDFSATTHPELKFYYHMYGTNIGTLNVDVNADQAVWSITGQQQTSETDPWVLATVDLEDYAGESCVTVRFRGITGNGFASDIAIDEVNLCDRVETGDASLSVNVICGTGTASLSLTGYDGSATLQWQESTDNINFSDISGATSDSHDVVDPAAGSTYYYRAAVTKSCTYYSDTVSLVVTSAGGNAPPYAESFESGLGDWTNASGDDMDWTRDDAGTPSTGTGPDAAIDGTWYVYTEASTPNFPTKVAIFEQTFDLSAATHPELHFAYHMYGANMGTLNVDVNTDMAVWTKTGQQSADGTDWQYANVDLSDYAGLPCVSIQFRGITGSNFDSDMTIDDISLCDKPQTAPIEGRDSVCANESGITYSVPAPTSSTYTWIITGGTASPAPGPNDTVITVNWGSTAMADAQVQVVEDNGCQGDTVSLDVAIHTLPMDTVTGDINVLEYESGVNYSLTARNGYTYNWIISGGTLTSGQGTDAVTVDWGAATSGNVQVTPGSGCGAGTAYDLPVTVYGNIKSITTGDWNQTSTWDCGTCTPGPTDNVIIDSGDVVTLVGNTTVGNLIIHATGTLDIGSYVLTVNGDLTVNGELYGDGTTSPYIILGGTDTEFGGIGDIFDLNQIRMTTGNKTIPSGANLTVDDAKLRLYDGITVTNNGSIAVDKNIDRITGTPVWLNKANSYLSVGGNLLLTNASFDASAANNTVAYTGSANQTVKAATTGYHHLTLSGSGTKGLEANADINGNVTINAPFATNDFNLDVAGNWTNNSTFSAGTSLTTFSGTTTISGTSSSTFHDVTVSGTLTSQVGDTLGITGNWIITGGFNHNNGLMYFNGSTAQTITGGLTYNDLTIDNASGVTILSGEHNLIGTLHTEAGTFTTGDDFTLISNVSGTASIGEIKSGADVTGDITVQRYITGNAGYRNVSFPVSGATLVQLNDDVTLTGIAGTGNEWEDYWTNMYWYDEDYAGTGDINEGWVAMSDVSDGLSNDKGYTLWMYDRDMPVTLDVTGPAVTGDVNIPLTYDNSGGPTDNGWNLVANPYPSTIDWDAANMNYNASVNNAIYVFRDDIQQYASYVGGVGTNGGSRYIPSCQAFWVQTNGSSPGLSMKESVKVDNDVTFYRVVSEYDNMVEVRIDGLGFQDQTTVRFSQDASANFDSELDAHKLISTTPDVPNLCTIDQANEIYSINTQPELQGETTIPMDVMVEHGAKYTLTFSQLSTLEPEITVTLVDHITGKEQDIRKKSTYEFTGDTTFTDTEFSLIFSRNTAIENLETFKAELEEDVVNLSWITSTETDCDFYTVLRTTDFKHIEEIAQVDGAGNSNKKLKYHEQDPQPLTGISYYRLRQTDFNGNEAYSNYVQVNYDGITTSVQNPGDTDAPQLNVYPNPAVSNLFIRYSNLQQHHVRLTVYNALGQAIDSYALNSFSVKSSGEIRIDLNAHGYQKGIYFIQLDSDEGVLSRQQFVVN